In Gracilibacillus salitolerans, the sequence AAAAACATGGCTGATCAGAATCATGATTAATTATTGTAATGATGTATTGAAAAAAGCAAACCGTCAAATAGGTGACCGGATGTTAGAAAAAGAAGCTGCTGTAGATCATACAATGAGTATCTGGCTTGAGGATGCAATTCATCACTTAAAAAGAACAGATCAGGAATTGATATATTTAAAATATTTTCACAGCATGACATTTCCGGAACTGGCAGAGCAATTAAAAATACCAGAAAGCACAGTAAAAACAAGAGTTTACAGTGCATTAGATAAGTTAAAGCGTCAATTGGCAGACGAAGGAGGGGAGATACGATGAAAAAGCAGCTGGAAGAATGGAAAAAGCAATATGATCATGTAGAGGTAACAGAAAATGACTTGGATCAAGCAATTGAAGCAGGTGTGCAAAAAGCAGAACAGCAACGACGTCTGAAACGATGGGGAATTGCTCCAGTTGTAGCAGCGGCTATTATCTTACTATCATTCATAACGATCATAAATGCATCTCCTACGTTTGCCGCACAAGTCGCGAAGTTTCCTGGAATGGAAAAATTCATTGAGCTGGTTCAATTTGATAAAGGACAGAAAGCAGCGATAGAGAATGACTACTTTCAAATAATCGATAAGTCCGTAACAAAAGGGGATCTCACACTGACAATAGATAGTGTAATTAGAGATGAGCATGGACTTGTATTATTTTATACAGTTTCCAGTGAAAAAGAACTTAATCGCATTCGTCTGGAAGAAAGTATGATTACGAATGATCAAGGTGAGGATCTAGGATATCAATCGGTGAGTTCTCGAGATGAAGCACAAGGAACTGTAGAATACTATACAGAAGAACCTATCCCTTTTGATGACTTCACCTTTACAGCAGAAGTCGTAGGAGTAGAAACATTAGATAATGGTGTTGGCAATCAATTAAGAGAGACGATTTCGATTGATTTTCATGCGGAGAATACAAAAGAAGCTATTCATTATCAAGTAGACGAAACAGTAACTGTAGAAGGCCAAAAAATTCATATTAATTCTGTAACGATTCAACCATTGAGAACATCAATCAACCTCTATGCAGATCCTGAAAATGATATGCGTATTTTCTCATTTGATGATATTGCACTAGTTGATGAAAATGGAGAAGAATGGTCCGGGATTCAAAATGGTATGACAGCAAGTGGGACAATTGAAGATGAGAACTACGAAGTCTTTTTACAAAGCAATTATTTTGAACAGCCAGAATCATTAGTGCTTACCTTTTCTAAAATTCAGGCAGTGGATCGAAACAAGGACTATTTCCGTTTTGATTTAAAAAATGAGCAAATACTTCATGATCCGAATAATAAATTTTATGATATGGAATATAGAAATGGCTGGTTATCGGTCACGATGGATAGTATGGAAGATTATTATATGAACCCCTTTGGTGATATATTCGATCTAGATGGAAACAAAATGGAGCAAACAAGATCAAATTATGGACATACTCTAAATAATGAGTCCAGAACATTTAAACAGGCGATTCAAACAAATGAATCAATCATAGATGTCAAATTATCCAGCTATCCGAACTGGATCGAAGAAAAAGTAGAAATCCCTTTAAAATAAAAGAAGCACGGTTGGCAGTCTAGTGACGAACCAACCGTGCTTGTTTAGGATATTACTTTATCTCTATGAAAGAACGAATCATTTGATTACTGAAACATTACTTTAAATGTTAAAATGATGCATGTGAACAAGTTCGGATTTTTTCTTTTTGGACGATTCATGAAAGATCCTCCTTAATAAGTATTTATTGAAACATAAGCTTAAACGTCAAGATAACACAAGTAAAGATGTTAGGGTTTTGCATTCTTTTCCTATTCAATGTAATACCCTCCTACTTTGTATTTTTAAGTTATATTAAGAGTAGCACGGTCGATTTAACAGTAAAACAAACCTGTAAGAACATGTAACAGACTTTTTTCTTTAGAATGAATGAATCTAAATTTGGTATAATAATAAATAAAAAAAGGGAGCGCTTTTCTCCATGATTTTTCAGCAAAATGAATATGATCGCTTACAAAAAGTGATTGTCTGTCCACCCAAATACATGGAAATCAAAAATGTTATCAATGAAACACAAAAATTTTATGAAGATGAAAACATTGATGTAAAAATCGCAATGGAGCAGCATGAACGTTTTGTTCAAACATTGAAGCAGTTTGATATTGAAGTGATTGAACTAATGACAGATTCTAAGCTTAATGAGCAAGTCTTTACGAGAGATATTGGCTTTGTGAACGGGGAAACACTATTTACCTGCGAGATGGGACGTAATATAAGAAAGCCGGAAATAGATGTATTGCAGCAATTCCTTGATCATGAAGATCTAACATATACACCATTGACAACTCGCTCTATTGAAGGTGGCGATGTTGTCGTTGCAAATGATAAAGTTTATGTAGGGAGGAGCCTTCGCACTACAAGAAAAGCCATTCAAGATTTGCAAAAACAAATACCTGACAAAGAAGTCGTTACCGTTCAGATTCGAGAAGATATCCTTCATCTGGATTGTTGTTTTAATTTAGTGAGTGATAAGGTAGGACTTATTTATAATGATGCCTTTGATGAGAAGGAACGTAACTTACTTCACAATGAATATGATTTAATTGAAGTGACAGATGATGAGCAGTTTACACTTGGCACGAATGTTTTTTCTATCGGAGATGGTAAAATTATTTCGTTACCTGAAAATAAACAGGTGAATAAGCAGTTAACGAACAAAGGATTTGAAGTTGTTGAGGTTCCTTTTTCTGAAATTATTAAATCTGGAGGTTCTTTCCGTTGTTGTACACTTCCGATTGAGAGAGGGAAATAATAATGTAAAGCATGCCATTATGGGTATGCTTTTTTTTGTAGGTAAAGAAAGCACCCCGTTGATTCTGAAGTCGCTACGTTTCTAAACGGGCGCTCTCCGCTTTTCTTATATCATTACAATAAATTTACAAAGAATTCTGAAACTATTTCTCAATTAGTAACGTATCTATCTTATAGGAGGTGACCGGAATGGATGTCATCATGATGCTTGCTCCGTTAATTTTTATTCAATTTCTATTAATGATTGTCGCAATTATTGCTTTATTAAAAACAGAGCAAACAAATGGTCCTAAGCCGATGTGGGCTGTAATTATTATTTTAATCGGCTTTATTGGTCCGATTTTATTCTTTATCGTTGGAAGGAGACAATATTAAATGACAGTAATTGGGGTCGAAAAACTTACAAAGGCATTTAAAGGCAAAACAATTGTGAAAAGTCTTGATTTTCAGTTAGAAAAGGGCAGGTGTGTTGCACTGCTTGGTCCAAACGGTGCGGGTAAAACAACAACATTAAGAATGCTTTCAGGGTTGTTGAAACCGACTTCGGGAATAATTAACTTTTCCGGATCACGAAAAGGAGAAGACATTCGAAGTTTTATCGGATATCTTCCACAATATCCGGTTTTCCACCCATGGATGACAGGGAAGGAATTTCTCGTTTATGTTGGACAGCTTGCATACTTAACGAAACAAGAAGCAGCTGAAAAAGCAGATCAACTCCTCGAAAAAGTAGCAATCTATGAATCTCGCAATCAGCGAATTGGCAAATATTCAGGCGGGATGAGGCAGCGCCTCGGAATAGCACAAGCAATGATTCACAGTCCACAACTTCTTATGTTAGATGAACCAGTATCCTCATTAGATCCAATTGGACGCCGCGAAGTATTAACTTTAATGGAAGAATTAAAAACGCAAACAACGATCCTTTTTTCCACACATATTTTAGGGGATGCAGAAGAAATATCTGATGATTTATTATTGATGCATCAAGGAGAAATACTTGAATCAGGTTCGATTGATGCATTGCGACAAAGACATCAATCCGCTAAATTTGAAATCGGATTGCGCGGTGAGTCCGATACATATTTGGAGAAATTAAAAGCTCTTTCATCGGTACAGGATGTTTTGCAGGAAAAAGGAGATGTCCATGTTATTGTAGAAAATATCGAGTTAGCCAGAAAAGAAATATTAACGAAAGTACTGGAAGAGGATTGGCCGCTTGAGAAGTTAGCGTTAAGTAAGACGACGCTGGAAGATTTATTTATGAAAGTGGTGAAAAAATAATGCAATGGGTCACAATTTTTAAAAAGGAATTATTAGAAGACTGGCGCAATTTTAAATGGATTTGGGTACCACTCGTGTTCATCATCATTTGTATTATGGATCCATTGTCAACCTATTATTTGCCACAAATTTTAGAAGCTGTTGGTGGTATGCCGGAAGGAACCGTGATTGAAGGCCCGGAACTAGGACCACTGGAAGCAATTATGCTCAGTTTGACAGAAGTAAGTATGCTTGGTGTACTTGTGATTGTTGCGATCTCGATGGCAGTGATTGCAGGTGAAAGAAAAAGTGGTGTTGCGGAACTAGTGTTAGTCAAACCAGTAAGTTATTTCACCTATATTTCGGCAAAATGGGCAGCAAAATTACTATTAGTATTTACGTCTTATTTGATCGGTATGTTAACGAGCTGGTATTACGTGAATCTTTTATTTGGAGATCTCAGTGCATCACAATTCACCGGGCTATTCTTGTTTTATTTTATTTGGTTGATTTTTGTAGTATCGTTAACGATTTTTTATAATACGGTTGTCAAAATACCCGGACTTGTGTTAACACTTACGGTTGTAACGATTATGGCAATGTCGGTGATCAATCAGATTTTCTCCTACAGGATGCCATGGTTTCCGAATAGTATAAGTGAACATATTACAGGCATGTTGGTAGAAGGAACTGTACCAAATGATTTATGGGGAGCGGTTGGTATTACGTTAGGCTTGTCCATAATATTAATGGTTGCGTCTAATTTTATTTTAAAAACAAAAGAAATGGCTGATTAGAGTTCGTGCATTCGGACTCTTTTTTTTATATAATAGAATGGTGAACGTGGGGCATTAGCTCAGTTGGGAGAGCATCGTGCTGGCAGCGCGCGGGTCAGCGGTTCGAGCCCGCTATGCTCCATCTTTTAATTGGCGGACATTTATTCTGTTATTTCTTTAAAAATACCTAGTTTTAAAGGTTTTGCGGACATTTGTTCCGCTATTTTTGTAAAAAGCCTTTAATAGAAGCATAATTTCGGCGAATAAAGGAATAAATGTCCGTTACAAGCCATAAATCCCCTTTTTTTGCTATTTAACGGAATAAATGTCCGCAAGAAATCCATAGACTTACTTTAGTTGATAAGTTCGTATTCGTTCTTTACCACTTGCTACTTTTAGAATTTGGGACTCAACCATTTTGTGTAAAAGACGTCTTGCATGGCGATCACTTACATGGAGGTGTTGCGCTACTTCTAGAGGTGTAATGGGTCGAAGTACTCGTTGAGCATATCGTATAATTTCGGTTTCGACCCAGGTTAAAGTGGAAGGTGTTTCAACTGAAATGAATTTTCCTATGAAAGAAAGGATAAGCTGCTGACATTTTCTGGGTTCATCTTTGATGGATAAATAGGCAATAGGTAAGAGTATCCAACCATCTAGAGCTAATAAAGAATGTCGCCAGCATAGATCCTTAAATCTTCTGACATCTAGATCTCTAGCATGGGGCCATATCCTTGAATTTCGATTCCTCCTTTAGCTTTACCTGGCATATAGGCGAGATCTAGATAGCGATATCCATTATTGAAATCCCGAACTTCCCACTCTGGATATAAATCATCAAAATTACCTACAGTGGGATACCATATACAGCGAAGAAATTCAACGGTTCCATGCCCCAATCCTTTCTTCAATATTTCTCGTCTCCTGTGATTTTTTTCTTCAGCGATATTCTTGTGTAGCCATTCGTCCATAGCTTGCTTAAATGGTTGCATGTAAACACATCCTTTTCAAAATAGAAATGGGTTTATAATGATAAGTGTGGGTAAGGTAGTAGAGAGAAGGAGAAAAACAAGATATTTGTATAGTACCTTAAGTATGCTTAATTAGCAATAAGTAGTTTACATAGGGTAGTACAACTGCCAACACCCCCGAAAATCAGTGGACATATATTCCGTTAATTCTTTTAAAATACCTAGTTTTGAAGGTTTGGTGGACATCTGTTCCATTAATTATAAGGAATTCCTTAAATACATACTAGATTTAGGTCAATAACGGAATAAATGTCCATCCAACGCTAATAACACCCTCTTTTTAACTATGTAACGGAACAAATGTCCGCTCGGTAAGGTTGTGTACATTAATATACTATCCGTTAGTCTGGGTGAGTAAGAAGTGCATTACTATTTTCCGTAAACCAATCCGTTGCATCTTGAAGTGTGTCATGTAGTGGTCTAAAAGTGATACCTAATTCATTCTTTGCCTTTTCTGAGGAAAATCTTTTGCATTCCCTAATTTCATGAATGCCATTTACTGAAATGGCCATTTCCTTCTTGGTGATAGCCGAAACTCGATCTACTATCCATCCAAGCGTGAATGCAATGGGGACAGGAATACTGCGCTTAGGAGAAGGTATATCTGTTACTTTTTCCAATTCCTTGGACAAGTCTTTCAAGTGAACATGGTGTCCAGCAACTAAAAAACGTTCACTATGATTCACTCTTGTAACAGCCGCAACCATCGCATCAGCCACATCCCTAACGTCAACAATATCAATGCTGATATTAACATTTCCAGGAAGACGTTTATGGAGGTAATCGAGAATATATTTACCACCGCTTGTTGGAGCTGCATCAACTGGTCCCATCATCCAACCAGGAAGAAAAGTGACGACCGGAAGGGAATGACGAGCGCTAAATTTATCGATCTGTTTGTCTCCAATAATCTTACTTTTTGCATATAAAGTCATCGCATCCTCAGGTTTTCGGGTATCACATTCATTACTGGGAGTATTGTCGGCCCTCTTTTTTATCGTGTTACTACTGCTTGTGTGAATGATTAACTTTATTCCGTATTCTTTCGCTAATTCAAATAATCGAATCGTATTGGTAATGTTGATCCTTTCTAAATCTGGCCAATGCTTTCCAAATGAAAATGTTTCTCTAAAATACGCAGCGGTATGAAAAAGCACCTCACATCCTCTAAGTTCTTCTGCAAAGGCATCGACATCATTCATGTCCCCTTTTACAAAAGTTGCACCAGTTGATCCTAAGAGCTTCTCGGCTTTCTGCTCAGAACGTACTAATGTTTTCACTTCGTAGCCATTCTTTATTAAACTTTTGACCAAATGATTGCCTAAAAAACCTGTTCCTCCTGTAACAAATACTTTCATTTTTATCACTCCTTATTTATAAACTATATATAATATATATTCAGTTTATTTATATGTCAACCTGTTTGACAATTATCGAGCTACTGATATAGTAAAAATATAAAATGAGAAGTCTGTAGTTCTGCGAAAGAGGAGATTATTAAAATGAGTTATTCAACCGCTTTTTCCCAAGCGTTATCTATTGTTGTATATACCGCTGTAAAAATTGAAGAAGGGTATACCGATTATGTTTCAGCCAGACAACTATCAGAAAATATGGAAATGCCAAACCCAACTGTAGTCAAAATTCTTCAATCATTAAATCGATTTGGGTTGATTACGACCAAAGAGGGAGCAAGGGGGGGAATAAGATTGGCAAAGGCGCCGGAAGAAATCACCGTTCTCGATGTTTTCAGCGCCATAGAACTAGATCGTCCTCTGTTTAAATTCTCACTCCCCTCGACTTTAAAGGATGAAAAATCACAATTAGTAGGAGACAACATTGAACAGGTTCTTTCTCAGGCGGAGAGTGACATGAAATCAAGGCTTGCGGCGACTAAAATATCTGATTTGTTCTAAACATCCCAAACCATCTTTTCACTATTTGTATTATTTTCAGCTAAAAAAGGGAAAACGAATAATAAGAAGTTTTCATATCATACTAGCAAAGAGAAGGTAGGTGAAATGATGAAAATCGGTGTACCTAAGGAAATTAAAAGCAATGAAAATCGTGTGGCGATCACACCTGCTGGGGTAATGATGTTAACACAAGCAGGTCATCAAGTGAACATAGAGAGCGGGGCAGGACTTGGCAGTGGCTTTGATGATGAAGTATACAAAGGCGCTGGAGCAGATATCGTATCTTCAGCAGACCAGGTTTGGGCTCAGGAATTAGTAGTCAAAGTAAAGGAACCTCAACCATCAGAGTTTTCCTTTTTTCGTAAAGATTTATTGCTGTTTACTTATTTACATTTAGCTGCTGAAAAAGAAGTAGCAGAAGCTTTATTGGAAAATAAAACAACAGGTATTGCGTATGAAACAATTCAAATGGCAAATGGTGGCTTGCCACTACTCACACCAATGAGCGAAATTGCAGGACGTATGTCGGTGCAAGCTGGTGTTAGATTCTTAGAAAAAGTTCATGGAGGAAAAGGTGTTCTGCCTAGTGGTGTACCGGGTGTTTCACCAGCTAATATTGTCATTGTTGGTGGCGGTATAGTAGGTACCAATGCAGCAAAAATGGCGATCGGGTTAGGAGCAAATGTTACGTTATTGGACATCAATATCGAACGATTACGTCAATTAGAGGATCTATTCCAAGGCAAAATCCGGACCTTAGCATCCAATCAATATAATATTGCCGAACAGGTGGAAAAGGCAGATTTACTAATAGGTGCCGTCCTGATTCCAGGTGCAAGAGCACCGAGACTGGTAACAGAGGAAATGGTTAAAACGATGGAACCAGGCTCTGTCATTGTCGATGTTGCCGTCGATCAAGGTGGTTCGATTGAAACGATTGACCGGGTTACGACACATGAGGATCCGGTTTACGTTAAACATGGAGTCAATCATTATGCTGTAGCTAATATTCCGGGGGCTGTGTCCAAAACCGCCACCTATGCACTAACAAATGTCACTGCACCATATCTTTTAAACCTTGCCAACAAAGGCTTAAAAAGTTACGTCCAAACAGATATTGCCTTCGCAAGAGGTGTAAACACGTATCAAGGAAAAGTGGTCCATGAAGCCGCCGCGAAAGCACATGATAAAAGATATACTGATATAAGTTCTATTTTTGAATAGGATTGGATTTAATTTAATTGTTGATGTGTATATTGAACGACAAAATAATGAATCGGCAAGAGGATAATGGAGATTACAATTAAAAATAGAACCGCTGTAAAATCTGTGAAGAGTATATAAATAGTAGTGCCAATCAAGTACACACTAATCAAAGAAATGGCAATGATAGTAAGCCATAGTAAGGATCTCTTGTTCGCAAAAAATCTAAAGATATAATTAATAAAATACCAAACAATCCTCCTAGCAAAGCAAACCAGTATGAAGCTTCTTTGAAATAAGAAATAGCTTCCTTTATCAGAGATGAATCAAAAAGAAAGACATACAAAGGCAAAAATATTTTTGCCAAACAAACATCTCCTTATATACTATATTTTTCCATATTATAACACAAAAAAAGTGGTTCCGTAGAAGGGACCACTTTTTAATGGAAAAATGCCAATTCTTCTTCAATAGCTTTTTTAATTTTCTCCAACGTTTCCTCTGGATTTTTCCCGTGGATTCGGCGATTATTCACTAATGCATATGGCTTAAGCCGGCATAATCCACAGAAATTCAAGCAGTCATTAATGAGAACTGCCACTTCAGGATATTCCGATTCGATCATATTCTCTATATCAAATGTGTTCATTAAATTACTGTCACATATCTCTACCACAACGATCCCCATCCTATCACCTTCCATCTATGTCTGTATGATTTTTATCACAGACATTAAGAGAATCATTCTATAAACTAACTCTATCATATCTACTTTGTCAACATATAAGTTTTGAAAGAAGGGGTGAAGCAAATGGTGAAAGAACAATCTACCCGTGCTATGATTTTGGAATTATTGAAAAAGAACCAATCACTGTCTGTCAGTGGTATTAGCAATTTCTTAAATATTACCGAAATGGCGATCAGAAAACATCTCATAAAACTAGAAAGTGAAAAATTAATAACTTCCCGTACCGTTAGACAACCGATGGGGCGCCCAGTTATCTATTATTCATTGACGGCTGCTGGAGAAAATGCCTTTCCTAAAAGTTATGATCTGCTTACAATGGAGTTTTTACGTGACATGGAAGAAACAATAGGTATAGAAGCAATCGATCAGCTATTTGAAAAAAGAGAAGAACGTTTACGTCAAAAATATCGCAGACGAATTTTTATCGAAGATCCCATTTCAGAAAAAGTAAAAGCATTAGTGAAAGTACAAAGTGACAACGGCTATATGTCAGAATTTCATCAAGAAGATAATGATAAACTATCCTTTTCTCAATATAATTGCCCGATTGCAGCGATAGCAGATAAATATGATAAACCATGTGAGTGTGAATTGAATTTGTTTAAATCCGTACTTGGTACCGAGAAAGTAAAGCGTGTCGAATGCATCGCAAAAGGTGGTGCTGCTTGTAAATATGTCGTACAAAAATAAAGCGAGACTTCCCTCAGTGGGGGTTTTATGGACAATTAGCACCGTGATAAAGCTGTAGAGCGTGGTTGCTCTACAGCCAACTTAAAAACAGCGGTACCAAAAAAGATACAACAACTGCGCTAATCGTCATCGATAGTGCACTGACCGCACCATCCAGTTGACCTAACTCCAATGCTTTGGAAGTGCCGATCGCATGTGATGCCGTACCGATACCGAGTCCTCTGGCAACAGGGTGATGAATACGAAGCAATCGCAAAATGACCGGACCGAACATTGCACCACTTATACCAGCTATCATGACAAATACTGCAGCAAAGGATAAATTGCCACCTGCTGTATCGGTAATACTTAATGCGACAGGTGTGGTAACCGACTTAGCTGCGATAGACTGAATAATCCAATCTTCAAATCCCAAGATTTTTGCGCCTGCAATCCCAGTAACAATACCAATTATCGAACCTGCAAATATGCCAATAAAAATGGTCCGGGCGTATTTTTTGATTAAATCAAGCTGGCGATAGAGTGGTAATGCCAGGGCGACAACGATTGGTCCAAGAAACAGATCAATCCATTGTCCACCGAGCATATACGATTGATAAGGAATGTCGCTGATCGCTAAAAATATAATGAAAATACCAGAAGTTAAGAAAATCGGTAAGGTAAATGGATTTGGATATTTACGATAGATCCTTTTTGTAATAGCAAAAACAGCAATAGTAACAAATAAAAAAATAATTCCAATCCCTAAATTAATCATGAGCATCCACATCTTTCTTCAGCAACAAGGATGTAATCAATCCACTAATGCCAATGATTAAAAAAGTGCTAATCATGACCAGAGGAATCATTAAACTGCCTTTGCCATAAAAGAAATCCAAATATTGTACAACACCGACTGTAACGGGAACGAAGAATATCGGCATATCCTTCATTAATAAGTCGATTCCGTCAGCAACCCATTCGACACGGATCAGTTTTGCAGTTAACAACGCAAAAAAGAGCAGCATCCCGATAATGCTACCTGGTATAAATAATGAAAAAGCTGCCTGGATTGCTTCACCCATATAATAAAACAAAAATAGCACACTAATCTGTAAGATGATTTTTAAATATTTCATGATAAGGCCTCCGCTTTTATCATACGCCTTACAGAACTATGCGCGCAAGTTAAATTATCAAGTTCTTTTTAACAAGCATCAATTCTTGATAATATTTTTCTTAACATATTCACAATGTTATCAACAGCCAAAAACAGATTTGAAAGCTTCTAGCTAATTTATCCACATTATCCCCATTAAATCAACCAATCTAGGCACTGAATAACTACCCTTGTCAAAACAAGATCCACAAACCTTATGCACATTATGCACAGATTTGTGGATAATTGTTGTGGATAGTTACATTGCTTCTTCACCCTCTGCAGCAGATTCCATATGGGAGAAGTAATTTTCTTTGGTAATGACATATAAATCATAAACAGGTTCTTCCTGTGGATTGATTTTTTCAAAAACTGCAGGGTAGCTTTCGTTACCATACATGACAAAAGGGATTTTTAAAACTGCTTTTAAAGAGCGTACATTCGCACGTCTGATTTTAATGAAAATCGCGTCCATATCATGTTGATAAAAAAGCTCTTCGAAAAAGGCGTCTTTCGCTAATTTGTTATAACCCTTGCCAAAGTAAGGCTTACCGATCCACGTTGCCAAAAAGCCTGCCTTGTTTTCCATATCAAATAAATTGATCGTCCCGATTGGATTAAAATATTCATCGACGATGGTGCGGGAGATTAATTCACCCCGTTCTTCAGCTTCCATTGTCTGTTTTGTTAAAAAGTAAAATTCGTCACTGGAATAAGCTTTATGTCTTACGTATGGAAATACTTCCGGATCAGACATGAGATCGAATAAAACTGGAGCTTCCTGGACGTCTCTTTTTTTAAGCATAAAAAATCCCTCCTTAGTCTTTGGAGGGTGAAAAGAAGACAGAAACATGGCATAGCTGTGTTCTAGCCACCCTCGAATTTTTATCAAAGTTTAAACAAAAATTCGGGGTGGGAATCGAACCCACTAGAACCAGTATATTCCCACTGGTGGCGCACCATTTGCCTTCCCTTATATCGATTACTCAATACCCTTATCTTACACAATAAACAAGATACTTGTAAATAGAAAATCACAAAAAAATATGAAAAAATTTAAGTAAAATGAAGGAATATTAAGAAAATTTACTTTAAGTTAACATAGGTGTCATAAATGGTATTAAATCGTTGAATATGGCGGTTAATTGTAAATTTCGGCCAATGCATGGTCGATTGTATCGTGGTGAAAACGATAGCCTGATTCCATCGCTTTTTCAGGTAACACCTTTTGTCCATCCACTACAAGTATACTCATTTCACCTAAAACCGTTCTTAAAAGAAAGCTTGGCGTAGGAAACCAGTTTGGTCGTTTTAAAGCTTTTGCAAGAACTTGTGCTAATTCTTTATTTTGAACTGGACTTGGGGCAGTGAGATTTAAGGTACGATCGACATGTTTATGATCGATTGCATATAACAAAAGGCCAACGACATCCTTAATATGAATCCATGATACCCACTGTTTGCCTGAACCAATTTTTCCCCCGGCAAATAGACGAAAAGGCATAGCCATTAGTGGTAAAGCACCTTCATCTCCTAAGACGACGCCAAGCCTTGCCACAACCGTTCGAACACCATATGACCTTGCTTGCAATGCAGTTCTTTCCCATGCTTCTGTAACTTCGGCTAGAAAATCATTTCCTTGTTCTTCCGATTGTTCTGTAAAAGTTTTCGTGTCTGATGTACCGAAGTATCCAACCGCTGATGCGTTAATGAGTACTTCTGGTTTTTCTGGCAGTTTACGAATGAAGTCGATAATCGCATAGGTCGCATTAATTCTACTTTGATAGATTCTGTCCTTTTTTGTTTTTGTCCAATAACCAAATAAAGAATCTCCGGCCAAATTAATAATGGCATCAAGCTTTGGTAAATGTTGTTCCGGGTGAAAGTCGTCATGTAACCATCCAATATAGGATACTTGGTGATTGCTTTTATATTCTTGAGGAGATCGAGTTA encodes:
- the ald gene encoding alanine dehydrogenase — translated: MKIGVPKEIKSNENRVAITPAGVMMLTQAGHQVNIESGAGLGSGFDDEVYKGAGADIVSSADQVWAQELVVKVKEPQPSEFSFFRKDLLLFTYLHLAAEKEVAEALLENKTTGIAYETIQMANGGLPLLTPMSEIAGRMSVQAGVRFLEKVHGGKGVLPSGVPGVSPANIVIVGGGIVGTNAAKMAIGLGANVTLLDINIERLRQLEDLFQGKIRTLASNQYNIAEQVEKADLLIGAVLIPGARAPRLVTEEMVKTMEPGSVIVDVAVDQGGSIETIDRVTTHEDPVYVKHGVNHYAVANIPGAVSKTATYALTNVTAPYLLNLANKGLKSYVQTDIAFARGVNTYQGKVVHEAAAKAHDKRYTDISSIFE
- a CDS encoding DUF1450 domain-containing protein, whose translation is MGIVVVEICDSNLMNTFDIENMIESEYPEVAVLINDCLNFCGLCRLKPYALVNNRRIHGKNPEETLEKIKKAIEEELAFFH
- a CDS encoding TIGR01777 family oxidoreductase, which translates into the protein MNIAIAGGTGFVGKHVTKALIDRGDTVYILTRSPQEYKSNHQVSYIGWLHDDFHPEQHLPKLDAIINLAGDSLFGYWTKTKKDRIYQSRINATYAIIDFIRKLPEKPEVLINASAVGYFGTSDTKTFTEQSEEQGNDFLAEVTEAWERTALQARSYGVRTVVARLGVVLGDEGALPLMAMPFRLFAGGKIGSGKQWVSWIHIKDVVGLLLYAIDHKHVDRTLNLTAPSPVQNKELAQVLAKALKRPNWFPTPSFLLRTVLGEMSILVVDGQKVLPEKAMESGYRFHHDTIDHALAEIYN
- a CDS encoding GNAT family N-acetyltransferase → MLKKRDVQEAPVLFDLMSDPEVFPYVRHKAYSSDEFYFLTKQTMEAEERGELISRTIVDEYFNPIGTINLFDMENKAGFLATWIGKPYFGKGYNKLAKDAFFEELFYQHDMDAIFIKIRRANVRSLKAVLKIPFVMYGNESYPAVFEKINPQEEPVYDLYVITKENYFSHMESAAEGEEAM
- a CDS encoding CidA/LrgA family protein, encoding MKYLKIILQISVLFLFYYMGEAIQAAFSLFIPGSIIGMLLFFALLTAKLIRVEWVADGIDLLMKDMPIFFVPVTVGVVQYLDFFYGKGSLMIPLVMISTFLIIGISGLITSLLLKKDVDAHD
- a CDS encoding LrgB family protein, whose product is MINLGIGIIFLFVTIAVFAITKRIYRKYPNPFTLPIFLTSGIFIIFLAISDIPYQSYMLGGQWIDLFLGPIVVALALPLYRQLDLIKKYARTIFIGIFAGSIIGIVTGIAGAKILGFEDWIIQSIAAKSVTTPVALSITDTAGGNLSFAAVFVMIAGISGAMFGPVILRLLRIHHPVARGLGIGTASHAIGTSKALELGQLDGAVSALSMTISAVVVSFLVPLFLSWL
- a CDS encoding helix-turn-helix transcriptional regulator, with the translated sequence MVKEQSTRAMILELLKKNQSLSVSGISNFLNITEMAIRKHLIKLESEKLITSRTVRQPMGRPVIYYSLTAAGENAFPKSYDLLTMEFLRDMEETIGIEAIDQLFEKREERLRQKYRRRIFIEDPISEKVKALVKVQSDNGYMSEFHQEDNDKLSFSQYNCPIAAIADKYDKPCECELNLFKSVLGTEKVKRVECIAKGGAACKYVVQK